TGCGGCGACTCCAACACGGTGGCGCCGTCGTTGACCGGCGCGGCCGGGATCCGCATGGCCTGGCTCAGTTCGACGAGTTCGGCGACGGTCTGCGCGGCGAGCAGCGGCTCCGCCCTGGCGAAGAACTCGGCGCGCTGCGGGCCGCCCATCATGATGGCGAGCTGGTGTTCACCGAACTCCGGCAGGCCCAGCATCGCGCAGACGTCGAGCCAGTGCTGCCCGGTCAGGCAGTTGATGCCCACCCAGCCGTCGGCGGCGCGCACCACCCCAGCATCGGCGCGGCCCGGATATTCGGCGGCAGCCCAAGGCTTTCCATCCGTTCGGCCATCAGCATCGGGTAGGGCAGCGTGGCGAGCAGCGACTCGAATTCCGAGACGTCGACGCACCGGAAGCCGGACCCGGGAAACCGCAGCGCGGTCAGCGCAGCCAGCGCCCCGTAGGCGCCCGGAACATATTCTGAGATTCGGGCGCCGGCCTGCACCGGCGGGCGGTCCGGGTCGCGGGCGCTGATCCAGCCGGATACCGCCTGCATGGTCAGCGGCGACGCCACGCGGTCACGCCAGGGCCCGGACTGACCGAATGCAGAAATGCTCACCAGCACCAGATTCGGGTTGAGGCGGGCCAATTCGCCGGCGCCCAGCCCCCACCCGGCCAGGGTGCCGGGCGGTAGATTCTCGACCAGCACCTGCGCCGACGCGATCAGGGCACCGGCCTCGTCCAGGCCGGCAAACCGTTTGCCCGTGTTGAGGTATTCGAACAACCCCGACCGCTGCGGGTCCGGCACCCCGTCCCGGAAGGGTCCCCACCGCCGCAGCGGATCCCCTTGCGGCGGCTCGATTTTAACGACCTCCGCACCCAGATCCACGAAAAGCTTTGTGGCGTAAGGGCCGGAGATCTCGGTGGCGATTTCGACGACGTGCAGGCCCGCGAGGGGTCCACTCACGCGGGAACCCCGATCGCCATCGGCTCCATGTATTGGTGTACCCCGGTGATGCCGCCGCCCTCGCGTCCCAGCCCGCTCAGCTTGAAACCGCCGAACGGCGCGGCACCCGCACCGCATCCGTTGACCGCGACCTGTCCCGTCCGGATGCGACGGGCCACACCGACCGCCCGGTCCACGTCGCCGCCCCACACCGCGCCGGACAGCCCGTACTGCGAGTTGTTCGCGATCTCGATTGCGTCCCGGTCGTCGCGGTACCGGATCACGCTGAGCACCGGGCCGAAGACTTCCTCTTGTGCGATAACCGAATTCGGTTGCACGCCGGTGAGAATAGTCGGCTCGAAATAGAAGCCGACGTCCAGCCCGGCCGGCCGCCGGCCCCCCGGTGGCGAGCTGGGCCCCCCTCGTCGAGCGCCCCGGCGACGTGCGCCTCGACCCGGCCCCGTTGGGCGTCGCTGATCAGTGGTCCCATCTGCACCTCGGGATCGGCGGGGTCGCCCACTTTGACGGCACGGGCCATCGCCACCAGACGTTCGACGACGTCGTCGTGCAGCGAATCGGGCAGCAGCAACCGGCTTTGCAGGATGCAGGCCTGTCCGGAGTGCAGCGAGCAGCAGTCGAACAGCAACTGCTGCAACATCTCGTCGGTGACCTCGGTGTCGTCCAGGATGATGCACGCCGACTTGCCGCCCAACTCCAGCAGGATCCGCTTGAGCGTGTCACCGGCGGCCGACATCACCTGCCGCCCGACCACGCTGCTACCGGTGAAGCTGACCATGTCGATGCGCGGGTCGGTGGTGAGCAGCCGGGCCGCCTCGACGCTCGACGGCGTGACGACGTTGACCACGCCGGGCGGGATGTCGGTGTGCTCGTCGATCAGCCGCGCCAGCGCCAGCCCCGCCACCGGGGTGAGCGGGGACGGCTTGAGCACCACGGTGTCCCCGGCGGCCAGCGCGTGGTTGAGCTTCATCACGTTGAGGCAGTGCGGGAAGTTCCACGGGGTCAGGATGGACACCACGCCCAACGGCGCGTGCCGCAGCACCGTCTTGCCGGCGCCGATCCCGGTCACCTCTTCGTCAACCAGCTGGGTGGCCAGTTGGGCGGCGTGCATGGACATGAACGCCGCACCGTCGATCTGCATCAGCCGCTCGTTCTCGGTGCATCCCCATTCCGCCCGGGACAGCGCGAAGAAGTCGTCGGCGTACTTCAGCAGCGCCTGGCCGAGTTGGTTGAGGCACTCGGCGCGGTCTGCGGCGGTCATAGTCGCCCAGGGACTGTCGTCGAAGGCGCGGCGGGCGGCGCCGATCGCCGCACCGACCTGGTCGACGCTGGCGTCGGGTGCGGTGGCGATGACCTGTTCGGTGACGGGTGAGATGTCTTGGTAGCGGCCGTCTTCGGGTTCGACCCACCGGCCGTCGATGTAGAGCTGGTAGGTGTCAACGAGCGTCGGTAGCATCTGCGTCCTCACCGAAATGTCGGTCATCTGTCCCCTTGGTGTACACCCGCGCACACCCTGCGTCAATCGTCGATCATCTGAAATTCAAGGTATTTCAGTGTGTTGAGGGCGTATTGACAGAGCATGTCGCCGGGTAGTAGACACGATGCGCAGGACACTTTCCCCAAAAGTGTCGGATCGGAGAATCCTGAGCGTGCGCGCCGATGCTGAGCTGCACTCACCGGAATTCCCACTGCACTCCCCCGACTTCTACGCCGGCGACCCGTATCCGGCCTACCGGCAGCTGCGCGCGACGTCGCCGGTGCTGTGGAACGACGTCACCAATTTCTGGGCGCTGCTCAAGTACGAGGACATCCGCTTCGTCTCCAGCAACCCGGCGCTGTTCACCTCCACCAAGGGCATCAGCATCCCCGACCCGCAGCTGCCGAACCCGGTGCAGGAGGGCAACCTCATCTTCACCGACCCGCCCCGGCACCGGCAGATGCGCAAACTGATCAACGCCGGGTTCACCCGCCGCCGTGTTGCGGTGCTCGAGCCCAAGATCCGTGAGATCGTGCGCGGCATCCTCGACCAGGTCCAGCCCGATTCGGTGCACGAGTTCGCCGAAGAGATCGCCGCCCCGCTGCCCACCCGGATGATCGCCGAGTTGATCGGCGCGCCGCCCGATGACTGGGAGCAGTTCCGCGCCTGGTCGGACGCCGCCACCGGGACGGCTGATCCCGAGATCGAGCTCGATCCGTTCGTGGCCATCGGCCAGCTCTTCGAGTACTTTCAGAAACTGATCGCCGCCCGGCGCGCGGATCCGCGCGACGACCTGCTGTCGGTATTGGCCGAAGCAGAGATCGACGAACACCGCCTCAGCGACGAAGACCTGCTGAACTTCACCTTCCTGCTGCTGGTTGCCGGCAACGAAACCACCCGCAACCTGATCGCGCTGGGCACCTTGGCGCTGATCGGCCATCCCGAACAGTGCCGGCTGCTGGTGGCCGACCCCACGCTGATCCCGGCGGCGGTCGAGGAAATGCTGCGCTTCACCAGCCCGGTGGTGAGCATGTCCCGGGTCGCGACCCGCGACGTCGAGTTGCGCGGCCAGCTGATCCGCGAGGGCGAGGTGGTGTCGATGCTGTACGGCTCGGCCAACCGCGACGAGGACGTATTCGGCAGTGACGCCGAGGAATTCAAGGTGACCCGGCATCCCAACCCGCACATCGCGTTCGGCTGTGGCGAACATTCCTGCATCGGAGCACAACTGGCACGGCTGGAAGCCACCGTGCTGTTCGAGGAGTTGCTGCGCCGCTTTCCCCGCCTGGAACTCGTCGGCGAGGTCGACCGGATGAAGGCCACCATGGTGCCCGGGGTCAAGCGGATGCCGGTACGGCTGGGAGCCTGAGGGATGGATCTGGAGTACACGCCCGAACAGCAGCGGCTGCGCGCGCAGATGCGCGCCACCCTGGAACAGGTCATGACGCCCGAGCGCGTCGCCGCGATCGGCAAGAACATCGAGGGCGGCCCCGCGGTGCGGGAGTGCGTCCGCGCCCTCGCCGCGGCCCACCTGTTGGGTGTCGGCTGGCCCAAAGAATATGGCGGACAAGGCTTCTCGGCGATCGAGCAGTATATCTTCGGCGAAGAGGCGCGCCGGGCGGGGGCGCCGATCCCGCTGGTGACACTCAACACCGTCGGGCCGACGCTGATGCAGCGCGGTACCGAGGAGCAGAAGCGCACGTTCCTGCCGGCGATCCTGGACGGCAGTGTGGAGTTCGCCATCGGGTACTCCGAGCCGGGCGCCGGCAGCGACCTGGCTTCGATACGTACCACCGCCGTGCGCGACGGGGATCACTACGTGATCAACGGTCAGAAGATGTTCACCAGTGGCGCCGCCTACGCCGACTACATCTGGCTGGCCGTCCGGACCGACCCGAATGTCAAGAAGCACAAGGGCATTTCGATTCTAATCGTGCCTACCTCGGCACCGGGATTCTCCTGGCAACCGCTGCACACCATGCCGGGAGTCTCCACCTTCTACACGTTCTACGACGACGTGCGGGTGCCGGTCAGCGCGCTGGTGGGCGAGGAGAACCAGGGGTGGCAACTGATCACCACCCAGCTGAACTTCGAACGCGCCGCATTGGGCAATCTGGGCGCGCTCGAGCCGCTGTTCGAGAAGACGCTGCAGTGGGCTTGCAGCACCGAGCTCGACGGCGCCCGGGTGATCGACCAGCCGTGGGTGCAGCTCGCCCTGGCCCGGGTCGAAGCTCAAGTTGCCGCATACAAATTGGTCAACCTGCGGGTGAACGCTGCGATGACCAAAGGTGTGCTCAGCATGGGCGAAGCCTCTGCGGCCAAGGTGTTCGGCACCGAGCTGACCCAGCAGGTCGCCCGGCAGCTGCTGGAAGTGCTCGACGGCAACGGGGTGCGCCGCGGCACCGACGCACCGCTGCGCGGCGCCCTGGAGACCGCGTACCGTCAAGCCGTCATCAACACCTTCGGCGGCGGCGCCAACGAGATCCAGCGGGACATCATCGCCATGGCGGGCCTGGGCATGCCGCGCGCACCGCGTGACCTACGCGCCACCGCCGACAAAGGAGGATCGAGCTAAGTGACCGACTCAGAGCTTCAGGCCAAGGTGCAGGCATTGGTCGGCAAGCCCACCGGTGGCAGCGGAAAACCCTCGGTGGCACCGGATCCGGTGAATCAGCCGATGATCCGGCACTGGGCGTACGCCATGGACGACCTGAACCCGGTGTACATCGACCCCGACTTCGCGGCGACGTCGCGGTTCGGCGGCATCGTGTCGCCACCGGTGATGCTGCAGACCTGGACGATGCCGTCGCCCAAGCTGGAAGGAATCGGCGACCGCGGCGGCGCGCCGATCGAGATCAAGAGCAACCCGACGGCCTTCCTGGACGAGGCCGGTTACACCAGCACCGTGGCCACCAACTCCGAGTTCGAGATCGAACGCTACCCGCGGCTGGGTGATCTGATCAGCGCGACGACGGTGTACGAGTCGGTGTCGGACGAGAAGAAGACGGCGCTGGGCACCGGGTTCTTCCTGACCTGGCTGACCACCTACACCAACCAGCACGGCGAAGTGCTGGGCCGGCAACGCTTCCGCGTACTTCGATTCAGGCCGGCCCGCTGATGGCGACCCGAATGGCGCCGGCCATCAGCCCGGATACCGAGTTCTTCTGGAATGGCTTGCGGGACAACAAGTTGCTGATCCAGCGCTGCGACGGGTGCGGGGTGCTGCGTCACCCACCCCGCCCGATGTGCCCGCATTGCCGGTCGCTGGAGTGGGAGACGGTGCCGGCGTCCGGCCGCGGCACGGTGTACAGCTACGTGATGCCGCATCAGCCACGCGTTCCGTTCTTCGACTACCCCTACATCGTGGTGCTGGTCGAGCTGGAGGAAGGAGTGCGGCTGGTGTCGAACCTGACCGACATCGACCCGGCTGAGGTGAAAGTCGGGATGCCGGTGCAACTCTACTTCCAGAGTTTCGACAACGACCTGACGCTGCACCAGTTCCGGCCGAGCCGGTAGCCATGGACTTCACCTTCACCGAGGAACAGGAGACCATCGCCAAGCTGGCCCGCGACGTCTTCGAGCGCCGCGCCACGCCGGAGCGGCTCAGCGAGCTGGAAGCCGGCGACATCCGCTACGACGCGGCGTTGTGGCAGGAACTGGCCGCCGCGGACCTGCTCGGGACGGCGCTGCCGGAGTCGTTGGGCGGCAACGGCGGCGGCTTCGTCGAACTGGGGGTGCTGCTGGCCGAGGTCGGGTGGAGCGTGGCCCCGGTGCCGGCGTATCCGACGCTGGTGCTCGGCGCCGACCCGATCGCCCGGCACGGCACTCCCGACCAACAGCAGCGCTACCTGCCCGACATCGTTGCCGGGCAACGTATCCTCAGTGCCGGCCTGGCCGAGCCCGGACGCTCCGACCCGGCACACCCGGCCACCACCGCACGCCGGGACGGGGGAAACTGGCGGCTCGACGGAATCAAGGAACTGGTACCGGCCGGACAATTGGCCGACACGATCCTCATCCCCGCGGCTCTGGACGACGGCAGCGCCGGCCTGTTCCTGGTGGCGACGGACGCCCCCGGTGTGCAGGTCCGGCCGGTCCCGACCACCAACCGCGAACCCCACGCCGACGTATTCCTGGACGGCGCAACCGTTTCCGAGGACGACCGGCTCGCCGGCGATGTCGATTCGCTTCACACCCGGGCGTTGGTGGCGCTGTGCGCCGTCCAGCTGGGTGTGGCCGACCGTGCGCTGCACATCGCTGCCGAGTACACCACCGGGCGGGAACAGTTCGGCCGGCCGATCGGCAGCTTCCAGGCCGTGCAGCAGCGGATGGCCGACGGTTTCATCGACGTCGAGGCGATGCGCTGGACCACCTGGCACGCGGCCTGGCTGGTCGCCCACGACCGGCCGGCCGACCGAGCCGCCCGCATCGCGAAGTTCTGGGCCGCCGAGGCCGGTGCACGGGTCACCGCGACCGCGCAGCAGGTACACGGTGGCATCGGGATCGACGTCACCTATCCCCTGCACCGCTACTTCCTGTGGGCCAAGCACAACGAGCTGAGCCTCGGTCCCGCCTCCCAGCAGCTGGCCCGCCTCGGCGCGACCTATCCGGAAGGACTGTAGATGACGACCACCACCAGCCGAACCAGCACGCTCAATTGGGCGGACATCGAAGTCGGCGACCAACTCACCTCACTCGAAATCCCGATCAGCACAACGAAAATCGTCGCCGGCGCGATCGCGTCCAGGGACTTCATGCCGGTGCACCACGACCGTGACTACGCCAACAAGCAGGGCTCGCCGGACTTGTTCATGAACATCCTCACCACCAACGGCTACTGCGTGCGGTTCCTCACCGACTGGGCCGGCCCGGAGGCGATGGTCAAGAACCTCTCGATTCGCCTCGGCGTGCCGTGCTTTCCGAACTCCACGCTGAGCTTCACCGGCACCGTGACCAAGAAGACGGCGGGTGACCCGGCCGGTCCAGCGGGCGAGAACTTCGTCGAGGTGACCTTCCGCGGCTGCAACGACCTCGGCGACCACGTCTCGGGAACCGCGGTGCTCAGCCTGCTCGACGGAACCCGCGCGTGAGCAGCACGCTGCCGGGCAAGTGCGCAATCGTCGGGATCGGGCAGACCGAGTTCTCCAAGGAGTCCGGGCGCAGCGAGCTCCAATTGGCCTGCGAGGCGGTCAGTGCCGCACTCGACGACGCCGGGCTGGCGCCCAGTGACGTCGACGGCATGGTCACCTTCACCATGGACTCCAGCGACGAGATCGAGATCGCCCGCAACGTGGGCATCGGCGACCTGAGCTTCTTTTCCCGCGTCCATCACGGCGGCGGCGCGGCGGCAGGCACCGTCGTGCACGCGGCGATGGCCGTGGCGACCGGCGTCGCCGAGGTGGTGGTGTGCTGGCGGGCGTTCAACGAGCGGTCCGGCTTCCGGTTCGGCGGCAGCGGCCGCACCAGCGCGGAGACTCCGTTGTTCATGGCGCATTACGCACCGTTCGGGCTGATCACCCCGGCGGCGTGGGTGGCTCTGCACGCCCAGCGCTACATGTCCACCTTCGGGGTCACCAACGAAGATTTCGGCCGGATCGCCGTCGTCGACCGCGCGCACGCGGCCCGCAATCCCGACGCGTGGTTCTACGAGCGGCCGATCACGCTGGAGGACCACCAGAATTCCCGCTGGATCGTCGAACCGGTGCTGCGCCTGCTGGACTGCTGCCAGGAGAGCGACGGAGGTGTGGCGCTGGTGGTCACCAGCGCCGAGCGGGCACGGGACCTGCGCCGGGCGCCGGCGATCATCACCGCCGCGGCCCAGGGCGCGGCCGCCAACGGCGAGATGATGACCAGCTACTACCGCGACGACATCACCGGCTTGCCGGAGATGGGAGTGGTCGCCGACCGGCTCTGGCGTGACTCGGGTTTGAAGCCGCAGGACATTCAAACCGCGTTCATCTACGACCATTTCACGCCGTTCGTGTTCACCCAGCTCGAGGAACTCGGATTCTGCGGACGCGGCGAAGCCAAGGACTTCGCGACGGTGCAGCGGCTGTCGCTGGGCGGCGAGTTCCCGATCAACACCAACGGCGGGCTGCTCGGTGAGGCCTACATCCACGGCATGAACGGCATCACCGAGGGCGTCCGGCAGGTGCGGGGCACCTCCTACAACCAGGTCGAGAACGTCGAGCACGTGCTGGTCACCTCGGGTACCGGAGTGCCGACCAGCGGGCTGATCCTGGGGCGCTGAGCGCAATGACCACCGGGGCCGCCGACTTGAGCCAGGCGAACGACACCCGCGAACTCATCATCGAATCCGCTTACGCCTGCTTCGCCAAGCACGGGCTGCAGAAGACGACGATCGTCGACATCGCCAGAGCGGCGAACGTATCCCGCAGCACCGTCTACGAATATTTCAGCGACAAGCGCGCGATCCTGGAGGCCTGCGCCGAGAACGCGTCGGAGGAGTTCTACCGGGAGATGTCCAAAGCCATGAATCACGGTGATTCGTTGGAGGACAAGCTGTGTCGGGCCGCGGTGTTCGTGACGCAGGCAAGCCGCGCGTTCGCTTCGGAGAAGTTCTTCGACGAAGAGGCACTCAGCCTGCTGCTGACCAAGGACGCCGCCGTACTGCTGCGCGAATGCGCCGAGTTCTTCGCGCCGCATCTTTCCGCCGCCAAGCTCACCGGTGAGGTCCGCAAAGACCTCGACGTGGCGGCGGCCGGGGAGTGGTTTGCCCGAATCCTGTTCTCGCTGTTCAGCACGCCGTCGTCGACGCTGGACATGGACGATCCGGCGGTGGTCGCCGATTTCGTGCGTGCGCACGTGGTGCGTGGCTTCGCCGACGACCGCACCCGAACGCCCAGGGGCGCACCGAAGGTGCGGTGAGCCAGAGATCAGGCTCGATGCCGCAGCGCCCGCAGGAAGAAGCCCAGGTTTGCCGGCCGCTCGGCCAGCCGCCGCATGAAATAGCCGTACCACTGAGTGCCGAACGGCACGTACACCCGCACCTGACTGCCCGCGCCCGCCAGCCGCCGCTGCTCGTCGTCGCGGATGCCGTACAGCATCTGGTACTCGAAATCGTCGACACCACGCCCTGATTCGTGTGCCAGACGCGGGACCTCGGCGATGATCGCGGGGTCGTGGGACGCCACCATCGGATAGCCACGACCGTCCATCAGTACCCGCAGGCAGCGCAGGTACGAGTCGGTGATCGCGTCGGCATCCCGGTAGGCGACCGAGGCCGGTTCGTCGTAGGCGCCTTTGCACAGCCGCACCCGGGCATCGGCGAGGTCGCGGCAATCGCCGACCGAGCGAATCAGATAGGCCTGCAAGACCGTTCCCAGCCAGGGAAAGTCCGCGCGCAGATCACCGGAGATCGACAGCGTCGCATCGGTGGTGCGGTGGTCCTCGGCATCCACCGTGACCCAGGCACCCACCGCGCCGGCCCGCTCGCAGATGATGCGGGCGTTGTCCAGCGCGATCTTCCCGCCGTCCCGCTGCAGCGCCTGACCCAGCGCGGACAGCTTGACCGACACCTCCAGCG
The nucleotide sequence above comes from Mycobacterium kiyosense. Encoded proteins:
- a CDS encoding hypothetical protein (frameshifted, insertion at around 4964370, deletion at around 4964348,4964342) produces the protein MLSVIRYRDDRDAIEIANNSQYGLSGAVWGGDVDRAVGVARRIRTGQVAVNGCGAGAAPFGGFKLSGLGREGGGITGVHQYMEPMAIGVPA
- a CDS encoding hypothetical protein (frameshifted, insertion at around 4964354,4964367), which codes for MLPTLVDTYQLYIDGRWVEPEDGRYQDISPVTEQVIATAPDASVDQVGAAIGAARRAFDDSPWATMTAADRAECLNQLGQALLKYADDFFALSRAEWGCTENERLMQIDGAAFMSMHAAQLATQLVDEEVTGIGAGKTVLRHAPLGVVSILTPWNFPHCLNVMKLNHALAAGDTVVLKPSPLTPVAGLALARLIDEHTDIPPGVVNVVTPSSVEAARLLTTDPRIDMVSFTGSSVVGRQVMSAAGDTLKRILLELGGKSACIILDDTEVTDEMLQQLLFDCCSLHSGQACILQSRLLLPDSLHDDVVERLVAMARAVKVGDPADPEVQMGPLISDAQRGRVEAHVAGALDEGGPARHRGAGGRPGWTSASISSRLFSPACNRIRLSHKRKSSARCSA
- a CDS encoding linalool 8-monooxygenase, with product MRADAELHSPEFPLHSPDFYAGDPYPAYRQLRATSPVLWNDVTNFWALLKYEDIRFVSSNPALFTSTKGISIPDPQLPNPVQEGNLIFTDPPRHRQMRKLINAGFTRRRVAVLEPKIREIVRGILDQVQPDSVHEFAEEIAAPLPTRMIAELIGAPPDDWEQFRAWSDAATGTADPEIELDPFVAIGQLFEYFQKLIAARRADPRDDLLSVLAEAEIDEHRLSDEDLLNFTFLLLVAGNETTRNLIALGTLALIGHPEQCRLLVADPTLIPAAVEEMLRFTSPVVSMSRVATRDVELRGQLIREGEVVSMLYGSANRDEDVFGSDAEEFKVTRHPNPHIAFGCGEHSCIGAQLARLEATVLFEELLRRFPRLELVGEVDRMKATMVPGVKRMPVRLGA
- a CDS encoding acyl-CoA dehydrogenase, giving the protein MDLEYTPEQQRLRAQMRATLEQVMTPERVAAIGKNIEGGPAVRECVRALAAAHLLGVGWPKEYGGQGFSAIEQYIFGEEARRAGAPIPLVTLNTVGPTLMQRGTEEQKRTFLPAILDGSVEFAIGYSEPGAGSDLASIRTTAVRDGDHYVINGQKMFTSGAAYADYIWLAVRTDPNVKKHKGISILIVPTSAPGFSWQPLHTMPGVSTFYTFYDDVRVPVSALVGEENQGWQLITTQLNFERAALGNLGALEPLFEKTLQWACSTELDGARVIDQPWVQLALARVEAQVAAYKLVNLRVNAAMTKGVLSMGEASAAKVFGTELTQQVARQLLEVLDGNGVRRGTDAPLRGALETAYRQAVINTFGGGANEIQRDIIAMAGLGMPRAPRDLRATADKGGSS
- a CDS encoding hypothetical protein (frameshifted, deletion at around 4968559), with the protein product MTDSELQAKVQALVGKPTGGSGKPSVAPDPVNQPMIRHWAYAMDDLNPVYIDPDFAATSRFGGIVSPPVMLQTWTMPSPKLEGIGDRGGAPIEIKSNPTAFLDEAGYTSTVATNSEFEIERYPRLGDLISATTVYESVSDEKKTALGTGFFLTWLTTYTNQHGEVLGRQRFRVLRFRPAR
- a CDS encoding hypothetical protein (frameshifted, deletion at around 4968559), producing the protein MATRMAPAISPDTEFFWNGLRDNKLLIQRCDGCGVLRHPPRPMCPHCRSLEWETVPASGRGTVYSYVMPHQPRVPFFDYPYIVVLVELEEGVRLVSNLTDIDPAEVKVGMPVQLYFQSFDNDLTLHQFRPSR
- a CDS encoding putative acyl-CoA dehydrogenase, with protein sequence MDFTFTEEQETIAKLARDVFERRATPERLSELEAGDIRYDAALWQELAAADLLGTALPESLGGNGGGFVELGVLLAEVGWSVAPVPAYPTLVLGADPIARHGTPDQQQRYLPDIVAGQRILSAGLAEPGRSDPAHPATTARRDGGNWRLDGIKELVPAGQLADTILIPAALDDGSAGLFLVATDAPGVQVRPVPTTNREPHADVFLDGATVSEDDRLAGDVDSLHTRALVALCAVQLGVADRALHIAAEYTTGREQFGRPIGSFQAVQQRMADGFIDVEAMRWTTWHAAWLVAHDRPADRAARIAKFWAAEAGARVTATAQQVHGGIGIDVTYPLHRYFLWAKHNELSLGPASQQLARLGATYPEGL
- a CDS encoding beta-hydroxyacyl-ACP dehydratase, whose product is MTTTTSRTSTLNWADIEVGDQLTSLEIPISTTKIVAGAIASRDFMPVHHDRDYANKQGSPDLFMNILTTNGYCVRFLTDWAGPEAMVKNLSIRLGVPCFPNSTLSFTGTVTKKTAGDPAGPAGENFVEVTFRGCNDLGDHVSGTAVLSLLDGTRA
- a CDS encoding lipid-transfer protein — encoded protein: MSSTLPGKCAIVGIGQTEFSKESGRSELQLACEAVSAALDDAGLAPSDVDGMVTFTMDSSDEIEIARNVGIGDLSFFSRVHHGGGAAAGTVVHAAMAVATGVAEVVVCWRAFNERSGFRFGGSGRTSAETPLFMAHYAPFGLITPAAWVALHAQRYMSTFGVTNEDFGRIAVVDRAHAARNPDAWFYERPITLEDHQNSRWIVEPVLRLLDCCQESDGGVALVVTSAERARDLRRAPAIITAAAQGAAANGEMMTSYYRDDITGLPEMGVVADRLWRDSGLKPQDIQTAFIYDHFTPFVFTQLEELGFCGRGEAKDFATVQRLSLGGEFPINTNGGLLGEAYIHGMNGITEGVRQVRGTSYNQVENVEHVLVTSGTGVPTSGLILGR
- a CDS encoding proline dehydrogenase, which codes for MSGVFAHTARPALLAAGRADGLRRFVEHSAVTRRVVRRFVPGDSLDSVLEIVAALRDSGRYISIDYLGENVTDAEDAAATVRAYLELLEALGRRADTAHAGVRPLEVSVKLSALGQALQRDGGKIALDNARIICERAGAVGAWVTVDAEDHRTTDATLSISGDLRADFPWLGTVLQAYLIRSVGDCRDLADARVRLCKGAYDEPASVAYRDADAITDSYLRCLRVLMDGRGYPMVASHDPAIIAEVPRLAHESGRGVDDFEYQMLYGIRDDEQRRLAGAGSQVRVYVPFGTQWYGYFMRRLAERPANLGFFLRALRHRA